In Gavia stellata isolate bGavSte3 chromosome 28, bGavSte3.hap2, whole genome shotgun sequence, a single genomic region encodes these proteins:
- the LOC132319387 gene encoding feather keratin 1-like, with protein MHIIKEGREVGYFALEVSRLENYGLRAVTVGLGRCRSSIKAGPSAHSLIHSSRLHLLGNKVLLQPQVMSCYNQCLPCQPCGPTPLANSCNEPCVRQCQDSTVVIQPSPVVVTLPGPILSSFPQSTAVGSSTSAAVGSILSSEGVPISSGGFGLSGFGSRYCGRRCLPC; from the exons ATGCACATCATCAAAGAAGGCCGTGAG GTAGGATATTTTGCTTTGGAGGTGAGTCGTTTGGAAAATTACGGCCTGCGTGCAGTGACTGTGGGCCTGGGGCGGTGCAGGAGCAGTATAAAAGCGGGCCCTTCTGCTCACTCTCTCATCCACTCCTCTCGCCTCCATCTCCTTGGGAACAAG gtgctcCTCCAGCCACAAGTCATGTCCTGCTACAACCAGTGCCTGCCATGCCAGCCCTGCGGCCCCACCCCGCTGGCCAACAGttgcaatgagccctgtgtcaggcagtgccaggactCCACCGTCGTCATCCAGCCCTCCcccgtggtggtgaccctgcccggacccatcctcagctccttcccgcagagCACCGCCgtgggatcctccacctccgctgctgttggcagcatcctcagctctgAGGGAGTGCCCATCTCCTCCGGGGGCTTTGGCCTCTCTGGCTTTGGCAGCCGCTACTGCGGCAGGAGGTGCCTCCCCTGCTAA
- the LOC132319388 gene encoding feather keratin 1-like produces the protein MSKYGKFHGNIRKIFVNVRVEGYFALEVSRLENYCPCAVTVGLGRCRSSIKAGPSAHSLIHSSRLHLLGNKVLLQPQVMSCYNQCLPCQPCGPTPLANSCNEPCVRQCQDSTVVIQPSPVVVTLPGPILSSFPQSTAVGSSTSAAVGSILSSEGVPISSGGFGLSGFGSRYCGRRCLPC, from the exons ATGTCGAAGTACGGGAAATTCCACGgaaacataagaaaaatctttgttaaTGTGAGAGTG GAAGGTTATTTTGCGTTGGAGGTGAGTCGTTTGGAAAATTACTGCCCGTGTGCAGTGACTGTGGGCCTGGGGCGGTGCAGGAGCAGTATAAAAGCGGGCCCTTCTGCTCACTCTCTCATCCACTCCTCTCGCCTCCATCTCCTTGGGAACAAG gtgctcCTCCAGCCACAAGTCATGTCCTGCTACAACCAGTGCCTGCCATGCCAGCCCTGTGGCCCCACCccgctggccaacagctgcaatgagccctgtgtcaggcagtgccaggactCCACCGTCGTCATCCAGCCCTCCcccgtggtggtgaccctgcccggacccatcctcagctccttcccgcagagCACCGCCgtgggatcctccacctccgctgccgttggcagcatcctcagctctgAGGGAGTGCCCATCTCCTCCGGGGGCTTTGGCCTCTCTGGCTTTGGCAGCCGCTACTGCGGCAGGAGGTGCCTCCCCTGCTAA
- the LOC132319389 gene encoding feather keratin 1-like — MHIIKEGREVGYFALEVSRLENYGLRAVTVGLGRCRSSIKAGPSAHSLIHSSRLHLLGNKVLLQPQVMSCYNQCLPCQPCGPTPLANSCNEPCVRQCQDSTVVIQPSPVVVTLPGPILSSFPQSTAVGSSTSAAVGSILSSEGVPISSGGFGLSGFGSRYCGRRCLPC; from the exons ATGCACATCATCAAAGAAGGCCGTGAG GTAGGATATTTTGCTTTGGAGGTGAGTCGTTTGGAAAATTACGGCCTGCGTGCAGTGACTGTGGGCCTGGGGCGGTGCAGGAGCAGTATAAAAGCGGGCCCTTCTGCTCACTCTCTCATCCACTCCTCTCGCCTCCATCTCCTTGGGAACAAG gtgctcCTCCAGCCACAAGTCATGTCCTGCTACAACCAGTGCCTGCCATGCCAGCCCTGCGGCCCCACCccgctggccaacagctgcaatgagccctgtgtcaggcagtgccaggactCCACCGTCGTCATCCAGCCCTCCcccgtggtggtgaccctgcccggacccatcctcagctccttcccgcagagCACCGCCgtgggatcctccacctccgctgctgttggcagcatcctcagctctgAGGGAGTGCCCATCTCCTCCGGGGGCTTTGGCCTCTCTGGCTTTGGCAGCCGCTACTGCGGCAGGAGGTGCCTCCCCTGCTAA
- the LOC132319390 gene encoding feather keratin 1-like: MSKYGKFHGNIRKVFVNVRVEGYFALEVSRLENYCPCAVTVGLGRCRSSIKAGPSAHSLIHSSRLHLLGNKVLLQPQVMSCYNQCLPCQPCGPTPLANSCNEPCVRQCQDSTVVIQPSPVVVTLPGPILSSFPQSTAVGSSTSAAVGSILSSEGVPISSGGFGLSGFGSRYCGRRCLPC, encoded by the exons ATGTCGAAGTACGGGAAATTCCACGGAAACATAAGAAAAGTCTTTGTTAATGTGAGAGTG GAAGGTTATTTTGCGTTGGAGGTGAGTCGTTTGGAAAATTACTGCCCGTGTGCAGTGACTGTGGGCCTGGGGCGGTGCAGGAGCAGTATAAAAGCGGGCCCTTCTGCTCACTCTCTCATCCACTCCTCTCGCCTCCATCTCCTTGGGAACAAG gtgctcCTCCAGCCACAAGTCATGTCCTGCTACAACCAGTGCCTGCCATGCCAGCCCTGTGGCCCCACCccgctggccaacagctgcaatgagccctgtgtcaggcagtgccaggactCCACCGTCGTCATCCAGCCCTCCcccgtggtggtgaccctgcccggacccatcctcagctccttcccgcagagCACCGCtgtgggatcctccacctccgctgccgttggcagcatcctcagctctgAGGGAGTGCCCATCTCCTCTGGGGGCTTTGGCCTCTCTGGCTTTGGCAGCCGCTACTGCGGCAGGAGGTGCCTCCCCTGCTAA